The following nucleotide sequence is from Wolbachia endosymbiont (group E) of Neria commutata.
TTTTTTTATATTCAATTAGAGTATCTATAGTGCCACTTGAATCTTTAATAGCCCAAAACTTATCATGGTTGGATAAGTTACGTACAGTTTCAGAGTGGAGGTTTACTCCTGCTCTTGACGGAATATTGTAAAGCATAGCTGGTAAATGTGATTTTTCAAGTAGCTTTTCAAACCATAAAGTCTGTCCAATAATACCAGGTTTTGTATAAATAGGTGTCGTCATCAGATAGCCATGAATTGGCATATCTTTGCAAAAATCAAGCCATTCCAGGGTCTGATACAGATTAACTCCTGGTACACCAACTATAATTTTTGTATTTAACTTTAACTTACATACAAATTCAACTAATGAACGTTTTTCAGACTCAATAAGCGATAAACCTTCACCTGTGCTGCCAAGTAGTACTACACCATTGCTAGCTTCAGCTTGCATTATCAGCAAATGCTTCAAACTTTTATAATCTATGCTATCTCCGTTATGACTAAAAGGAGTAACACAAGCAGTCCATAAAAACACTGTTTATCTCATATAAAAACAGGCCCGCGTAAAATTGTAATTTTTCATGCTTTTGGAAAGTTTACAATGAGATTAATTAAATTATTAAAACGGTATTTCATCATCAATTAGTTCATCTTTTATATCATCGTTGAAACTATCATGTTTACCTTTGTGCTCTGGCTCATTTTGTTTGTATTCGTTTGGTTTATAATCAGAGTTTGGTATACTGCTACGTGAATCAAGCAGAGTAAGGACACTATTAAAGTTTTGTAGTAAAACTTCCGTTGTATATTTTTCATTACCATTTTGATCAGTCCATTTTCTAGTTCTTAGTGATCCTTCAATATAAACCTTACTGCCCTTGCATGCAAAATCTTTTACAATTTTTACTAGCCCTTCACTAAAAACTACAATATTATGCCACTCTGTTTTTTCAGATCGTGTCCCAGAAAATTTATCAGTCCAGCTTTCAGACGTTGCTATTGAAAAATTAGCCATTTCCTTTCCATTTTGTGTAGTTCTAATCTCAGGATCTTTTCCTAAATTTCCAATTAGTATGACTTTGTTTATAGTACCACCAGACATGATTATGCTCTAAAATAGACAATTAAATATGTTTAATTATCTTGTATAAAATTATTTTTGTCAAATTGAATTAAAAGTGCGCTTGGAGGGATTCGAACCCGCGGCCTTTGCCTCCGGAGGGCAACGCTCTATCCAGCTGAGCTACAAGCGCATATCTTTTGTTATT
It contains:
- the dapA gene encoding 4-hydroxy-tetrahydrodipicolinate synthase → MFLWTACVTPFSHNGDSIDYKSLKHLLIMQAEASNGVVLLGSTGEGLSLIESEKRSLVEFVCKLKLNTKIIVGVPGVNLYQTLEWLDFCKDMPIHGYLMTTPIYTKPGIIGQTLWFEKLLEKSHLPAMLYNIPSRAGVNLHSETVRNLSNHDKFWAIKDSSGTIDTLIEYKKIASNIEVFCGDDSMMPAMSAMGASGLVSVASNLWPHEVHKYAKKCLSGESWETNVWLKAFKALFTASNPIPVKALLHDIGFIEHNTVRLPLSTQDLLSLDGLKEASQIISNCKKEDS
- the ssb gene encoding single-stranded DNA-binding protein, whose product is MSGGTINKVILIGNLGKDPEIRTTQNGKEMANFSIATSESWTDKFSGTRSEKTEWHNIVVFSEGLVKIVKDFACKGSKVYIEGSLRTRKWTDQNGNEKYTTEVLLQNFNSVLTLLDSRSSIPNSDYKPNEYKQNEPEHKGKHDSFNDDIKDELIDDEIPF